One genomic segment of [Phormidium] sp. ETS-05 includes these proteins:
- a CDS encoding CHAT domain-containing protein, whose amino-acid sequence MSAGNFPKNTLKPDSSPDKKTVGGNILAVKLLLTCSILGLSIAALPRAIAVGVNRQESIQHITTEILTASLQQGRELYQSGRLAEAVKIWENTAREYENRGDILNQAMTLNYLGAAYQELGLWDMAGDAIDKSLNLLPQEASNTGSGKLILAQALNNQGSWQLARGQTEAALATWQQAEAVYSSAGNEMGMLGSQINQAQALQSLGQYRRAKTLLEELVAQMQGQPDSVLKAQGLRSLGVALQTSGDLLQSKEILEESWDISKRLGVVDDTSATLLSIGNIARDLRRDEVALSYYKAVEEMAVEPLLKIQAQLNEISLLIGQKPPQEIIQRSAQVQGQLERLSPSRFGVYAWVNLAESMMKLAAQESMQPNTTFDDAARNLAGLVLTTAVQQARELKDARAEAEAMNQLGQLYAQNRQWENAKEVTTRALVIAQGIDADDIVAQAAWQLGQILKQEGDIHGAISAYRDAVASLQSLRRDLVAINRDLQFDFKESVEPVYREFVGLLLQPMAGQNEVTQANLKEARGAIEALQRAEIENFFREACLPSKPVQLEEIDAQAATIHPIILADRLEVILSLPGQPLRHYTTNMSAGEVEAVLTHMYSALHPSYSDEERLSLSQQVYDWLIRPAEAELARASIKTLVFIPDGMLRSLPMAALYDGQQYLVEKYAVALSPGLELFPQGLKRRELQTLAVGLTEARQGFGALPGVEVEVNNIASEVNAKVLLNQEFTRTGFQNQMKAKPFGVVHLATHGQFSSNPEETFLLTWDDKIQVNDFDRLFQNRERGTLNPVELLVLSACETAAGDKRAALGLAGFALRSGARSTLATLWSVNDQSTAELMSEFYSQLSTKTAEMPKAEALRQAQIAMLKNPLYNHPYFWAPFILVGNWL is encoded by the coding sequence ATGTCAGCAGGTAATTTTCCCAAAAACACCTTGAAACCAGATTCCTCACCAGATAAAAAAACTGTGGGGGGAAATATTTTAGCGGTTAAACTGCTGCTAACCTGCTCGATTTTGGGTTTGAGTATCGCGGCGCTGCCCCGAGCAATAGCCGTGGGGGTTAACCGCCAAGAATCTATCCAACATATTACCACAGAAATCCTCACGGCTTCCTTACAGCAAGGAAGAGAACTGTATCAGTCCGGGCGGTTGGCGGAAGCAGTAAAAATCTGGGAGAATACCGCCAGAGAATATGAGAACCGGGGCGATATTCTCAACCAAGCTATGACCCTGAATTATCTTGGTGCCGCATATCAAGAATTAGGACTGTGGGATATGGCGGGAGATGCCATAGACAAAAGCCTAAATTTATTGCCCCAGGAGGCTAGTAATACGGGCAGCGGGAAACTTATCTTAGCCCAAGCATTGAATAACCAAGGAAGTTGGCAACTGGCGCGGGGACAGACAGAAGCGGCGCTAGCAACTTGGCAACAAGCGGAAGCGGTTTACAGCAGCGCCGGAAATGAAATGGGTATGTTGGGTAGTCAGATCAACCAAGCCCAAGCCTTGCAATCTTTGGGACAGTATCGCCGAGCGAAAACTTTATTAGAAGAGTTGGTGGCGCAAATGCAAGGGCAACCAGATTCTGTATTGAAGGCGCAGGGATTGCGGAGTTTGGGGGTGGCGCTGCAAACGTCGGGAGATTTGCTGCAATCTAAGGAAATTTTAGAAGAAAGTTGGGATATTAGCAAGCGATTGGGGGTAGTTGATGATACCAGCGCTACTCTATTGAGCATCGGCAATATTGCCAGAGATTTGCGCCGGGATGAGGTGGCTCTGTCCTACTATAAAGCCGTGGAGGAAATGGCAGTAGAACCGCTGCTGAAAATCCAAGCGCAACTGAATGAAATCAGCTTGTTAATTGGGCAAAAGCCGCCACAAGAGATAATCCAGCGATCGGCACAAGTTCAGGGGCAGTTAGAAAGGCTATCTCCTTCCCGGTTTGGGGTATATGCTTGGGTCAACTTGGCGGAAAGTATGATGAAGTTGGCAGCGCAGGAATCAATGCAGCCAAATACCACGTTTGATGATGCGGCGCGGAATTTGGCGGGGTTGGTGCTGACAACGGCGGTGCAGCAGGCCAGGGAGCTAAAAGATGCGCGGGCGGAAGCTGAGGCGATGAATCAACTGGGGCAACTATACGCCCAAAATCGCCAGTGGGAAAATGCTAAAGAGGTGACGACGCGGGCTTTGGTGATTGCCCAAGGAATTGATGCTGATGATATCGTGGCGCAGGCGGCTTGGCAACTGGGTCAGATTCTCAAACAGGAGGGGGATATTCATGGGGCGATATCGGCTTATCGGGATGCGGTAGCGAGTCTGCAATCTTTGCGCCGGGATTTGGTGGCGATAAATCGGGATTTGCAGTTTGATTTTAAAGAAAGTGTGGAGCCGGTGTATCGGGAGTTTGTGGGGTTGTTGCTGCAACCAATGGCGGGGCAGAATGAGGTCACGCAGGCGAATCTGAAGGAGGCACGAGGGGCGATCGAGGCGCTGCAAAGAGCAGAAATCGAAAACTTTTTCCGGGAAGCCTGCTTGCCATCGAAACCGGTGCAGCTAGAGGAGATAGATGCCCAAGCGGCCACCATCCACCCGATTATCCTAGCCGATCGACTCGAGGTAATTCTCTCCCTGCCGGGACAACCCTTGCGCCATTACACCACCAATATGTCAGCCGGGGAAGTAGAAGCGGTTTTAACTCATATGTATTCTGCTTTGCATCCCAGTTATTCAGATGAAGAACGCTTGAGCCTTTCCCAGCAAGTATATGATTGGCTGATCCGCCCCGCCGAGGCAGAATTAGCCAGAGCCAGCATCAAAACCCTGGTATTCATCCCCGATGGGATGTTGCGTTCTTTGCCAATGGCGGCGCTCTATGATGGACAACAGTATCTGGTGGAGAAATACGCCGTAGCGCTCAGCCCCGGCTTGGAGCTATTTCCCCAGGGATTAAAACGCCGGGAACTGCAAACATTAGCAGTAGGACTGACGGAGGCACGGCAAGGCTTTGGGGCGCTACCGGGAGTGGAAGTGGAGGTAAATAATATTGCCTCGGAAGTAAATGCCAAAGTGCTGTTGAACCAGGAGTTTACTCGCACTGGATTTCAAAACCAGATGAAAGCGAAGCCATTTGGTGTGGTTCATTTGGCAACTCACGGTCAATTTAGTTCCAACCCAGAGGAGACATTTTTGCTCACCTGGGATGACAAAATCCAAGTGAATGATTTCGATCGCCTGTTTCAAAACCGGGAAAGGGGAACCCTAAACCCCGTAGAATTACTGGTTTTGAGTGCCTGTGAAACCGCCGCAGGCGATAAAAGAGCTGCTCTCGGATTGGCGGGATTTGCGCTGCGCTCTGGCGCCCGTAGTACCCTCGCCACCCTCTGGTCAGTTAATGACCAATCCACGGCAGAGTTGATGAGTGAATTTTACAGCCAATTATCCACAAAAACCGCAGAAATGCCCAAAGCAGAAGCCCTGCGGCAAGCCCAAATCGCGATGTTAAAAAATCCCCTTTATAATCATCCGTATTTTTGGGCACCATTTATATTAGTAGGCAATTGGTTGTAG
- a CDS encoding DUF928 domain-containing protein, whose amino-acid sequence MTVNNPSIAKTIFSVTLAGTVAIGTGSFEAAKASGQQLAPATAPNTTLLSLEFKPPGDAIPTNTVGGGTRGTINFHPPGDATPSNTSSGGTRGVSFRPPGDATPGNTSSGGTRGITFRPPGDAAPSNTVSGGTRDISFRPPGDAAPSNTAAGGTRNPDIPGLTPVLPENHYGRTVSGRPTFYVFVPPTTAREVFFSIQDENRNHHYQTTLSIKSGGGIVGVTLPAEAPELEMGKNYQWFFVLLPPGGTLRPDSYGVQGWVKRVETPAVGADNLQPLALATLYASNGIWYDTIERLVAAKTSQPSDATLANEWKDLLGQVGLEAIAPWQINEQL is encoded by the coding sequence ATGACGGTAAATAACCCCTCCATAGCCAAAACCATATTTTCTGTCACCCTCGCCGGAACCGTAGCCATCGGGACGGGCTCTTTCGAAGCGGCAAAAGCCAGCGGGCAACAGCTCGCACCCGCAACCGCCCCTAACACCACCCTGCTGAGCCTGGAATTCAAACCGCCAGGAGACGCTATCCCCACCAACACAGTGGGGGGCGGCACCAGGGGCACAATCAACTTCCACCCGCCAGGAGATGCCACTCCCAGCAACACTTCCTCTGGGGGGACTCGGGGCGTCAGCTTCCGCCCACCGGGAGATGCCACTCCCGGCAATACCTCCTCTGGGGGGACTCGGGGCATCACCTTCCGCCCACCAGGCGATGCGGCTCCGAGCAATACCGTCTCTGGCGGCACAAGGGATATTAGCTTCCGCCCGCCGGGAGATGCTGCTCCTAGCAACACTGCGGCTGGGGGCACCCGCAACCCAGATATCCCGGGGCTGACTCCGGTGTTACCCGAAAATCATTACGGGCGCACGGTGTCGGGGCGTCCCACGTTCTACGTTTTCGTCCCTCCTACGACTGCCCGGGAAGTGTTTTTTAGCATCCAAGACGAAAACCGGAATCATCACTATCAAACCACTCTGAGCATCAAATCTGGTGGGGGGATAGTGGGAGTAACTTTGCCAGCAGAAGCTCCCGAACTGGAGATGGGGAAAAACTACCAGTGGTTTTTCGTGCTGCTCCCTCCAGGCGGGACTCTGCGCCCCGATAGTTATGGGGTTCAGGGCTGGGTGAAGCGGGTGGAAACACCGGCGGTTGGTGCCGATAATTTGCAGCCGTTGGCACTGGCAACCTTGTATGCGTCCAATGGAATTTGGTACGATACTATAGAGCGTTTAGTCGCCGCTAAAACATCTCAACCTAGTGATGCCACTCTAGCCAATGAGTGGAAAGATTTACTGGGTCAGGTAGGATTAGAGGCGATCGCTCCGTGGCAAATCAACGAGCAGCTATAA
- a CDS encoding CHASE2 domain-containing protein translates to MWQKLTKQIRQLPGVLVIAPSVAGLAIAGSIAGIFQLLEWATLDRFFSLRPTEPIDERIVIVTVGESDITRLGQWPMSDGAMAQILQNIQAQQPLGVGIDIYRDLPVPPGHDELVAFFKSTPNIIGIEKVGGKKIAPSPTLKQLGQVGASDLVMDADGKVRRGLILIGTEEGELREGLAVKLAFLYLKNQGITLKEINGAKNIYGLGKAKFVPLTKEHEGGGYVGTDTAGYQILMNYRGGLERFHHISLTDVLENRIPAGLFRDRIVYIGATAPSLNDLFQTPLNIYFNPLDTNRKTQKFTTELTPGVVIHANLTSQILSAALEGRPMLQAWRKKTNWAWIVAWSFIGAGLCWQLLETKQFKNNTFYKGTATSIIISGSTIFGISYMAFTQGLVIPVFSPIVAMTASAILITNYHNQWQLKKTNEALEKANDTLEEYAKQLELKVEERTREIKSALENLKSTQAQLIHAEKMSSLGQMVAGVAHEINNPISFIYGNLTPAADYINDLLNLITLYREHYPDPVPEIKNEIESIDLEFLIEDLQKLLGSMKSGATRIRNIVLSLRNFSRLDESEMKEVNIHEGIESTLVILHPRLEEKGIKLLQEYGKIPLVSCYASQINQVFMNILNNAVSALSEQIKMAEIGNGNGKYNGCTKQDLTITIRTAVTEDNFVKISIADNGPGISETVLPKIFDPFFTTKPVGAGTGLGLSTSYFIVVDRHGGKLRCVSEPGKGAEFIVEIPIYQGAEKLKPAPLSPTGTT, encoded by the coding sequence ATGTGGCAAAAGCTGACAAAACAGATTCGTCAGTTGCCCGGAGTGTTAGTGATTGCTCCCAGCGTTGCCGGATTGGCGATCGCTGGGAGTATTGCTGGGATATTCCAACTATTGGAATGGGCAACCTTAGACCGGTTTTTTAGTCTCCGCCCCACAGAACCGATAGATGAACGTATCGTCATCGTCACCGTGGGGGAGTCGGATATCACCAGGCTTGGGCAGTGGCCCATGTCAGACGGAGCGATGGCGCAAATCCTGCAAAACATCCAAGCTCAGCAGCCCCTAGGTGTGGGTATCGATATCTATCGAGATTTGCCCGTACCACCTGGTCACGATGAACTGGTAGCCTTTTTTAAATCTACCCCCAATATTATCGGGATTGAAAAAGTGGGGGGAAAAAAGATTGCCCCCTCCCCCACTTTAAAACAATTGGGTCAAGTAGGGGCCTCAGATTTGGTGATGGATGCCGATGGCAAAGTTCGTCGCGGCTTAATTTTGATTGGCACTGAAGAAGGAGAATTGCGAGAAGGGCTGGCAGTCAAGCTGGCTTTTTTATATTTAAAAAATCAGGGCATCACCTTAAAGGAAATCAATGGGGCTAAAAATATATATGGACTAGGTAAAGCTAAATTCGTGCCTTTGACAAAAGAACACGAAGGCGGCGGTTATGTAGGCACTGATACAGCGGGCTATCAGATTTTGATGAATTATCGCGGCGGTCTGGAGCGGTTCCACCATATCTCTCTCACCGATGTGCTGGAAAATCGAATTCCCGCCGGTCTATTTCGCGATCGCATCGTTTATATCGGTGCCACCGCCCCCAGCCTCAATGACTTATTTCAAACTCCATTAAACATTTATTTTAACCCCCTAGACACCAATAGGAAAACCCAAAAATTTACTACTGAATTAACTCCCGGTGTGGTAATTCACGCCAACTTAACTAGCCAAATTTTGAGCGCTGCCCTCGAAGGCAGACCAATGCTACAAGCCTGGAGAAAAAAAACAAACTGGGCTTGGATTGTAGCTTGGTCTTTCATCGGCGCGGGCTTATGTTGGCAGTTGCTAGAAACCAAACAATTCAAAAACAATACTTTTTACAAAGGCACCGCCACCAGCATCATCATATCAGGCAGCACCATTTTCGGCATCAGCTATATGGCTTTTACTCAAGGGCTGGTAATTCCCGTATTTTCCCCCATAGTAGCCATGACCGCTTCTGCCATTCTCATCACCAACTACCACAATCAATGGCAACTAAAAAAAACCAATGAAGCGTTAGAGAAAGCTAATGACACATTAGAAGAATATGCCAAACAACTGGAGCTAAAAGTAGAAGAACGCACCCGCGAAATCAAAAGCGCCTTGGAAAATCTCAAATCCACCCAAGCCCAGCTCATTCATGCAGAAAAAATGTCTAGCCTGGGACAGATGGTGGCGGGAGTCGCCCACGAAATCAACAACCCCATCAGCTTTATCTATGGGAACCTCACCCCCGCTGCTGACTATATCAATGATTTGCTCAACTTGATTACGCTCTATAGGGAACATTATCCCGATCCGGTGCCAGAAATAAAAAATGAAATCGAATCTATCGACCTAGAATTTTTGATTGAAGACCTGCAAAAACTCCTGGGCTCGATGAAAAGTGGCGCTACCCGAATTCGCAATATTGTTTTATCTTTAAGAAATTTCTCCCGCCTGGATGAATCGGAGATGAAGGAGGTTAACATCCATGAAGGCATAGAATCTACTTTGGTAATTCTGCACCCCAGATTAGAGGAGAAAGGCATAAAATTGCTCCAAGAATACGGCAAAATCCCCCTGGTGAGCTGTTATGCTAGTCAGATTAATCAGGTGTTTATGAATATTTTAAATAATGCTGTTTCGGCTCTATCAGAACAAATAAAAATGGCAGAGATAGGCAACGGCAACGGCAAATATAACGGCTGCACCAAGCAGGATTTGACCATCACTATTCGCACGGCGGTGACAGAGGATAATTTTGTCAAGATATCGATCGCCGACAATGGACCGGGCATCAGTGAAACGGTTCTGCCCAAGATATTTGACCCATTTTTCACTACCAAGCCGGTGGGTGCAGGTACTGGCTTGGGTTTATCTACCAGCTACTTTATCGTGGTCGATCGCCACGGGGGCAAGCTGCGGTGTGTTTCTGAACCAGGGAAAGGCGCCGAATTTATCGTGGAAATCCCCATCTACCAGGGAGCCGAGAAACTCAAACCTGCCCCCCTGTCTCCCACAGGAACGACATAG
- a CDS encoding serine/threonine-protein kinase, whose protein sequence is MSYCFNITCPKPHNPDGCKFCQTCGAKLLLKQRYRAMQILGQGGMGRTFLAVDEDRLQAKCAIKQFLPMPEIQGNSQAMAKATQLFEQEARQLLQLGEQHPQIPALLAYFEEDKCLYLVQQLIPGQNLGQELAKQGPFSERQILDILYNLLPVLEFIHQEQVIHRDIKPENILRRSPDGQLVLIDFGVSKQVRGTSLGNTGTRTGTHGYAPVEQIRGGKAFPASDIYSLGVTCIELLTGATLDDLFDPVENRWVWRPYLRRFGTDVSESLSLVLDKMLQDSLKERYQAAAAVLQDLQHQPAPPQKAHHQTPAHLSTVRPTATPNHHPPSPQNWQCLQTLTGHTDAVLSLAMSPDGRILASGSADKTIHLWQVLESRVNPEPIHILKGHTAPVSALAMSTDGKILVSGSEDKTIKLWQIGTGFLFRTLTDHSGSVFALAISPDGRILASGSGDSTIKIWQLSGVRLLHTLTNHSKSVLALAISANGRILASGSEDKTVKMWQLGNSEPSFQGEITSHSQSVCALAFNPQQPILASASFDKTIQIWDVDAHSRLGNPKTHSIRFDCLAFSPDGKTIATGCEDKTIKLWDVEKGSLVRTLRGHTAAVSGVAFSPNGQTMFSAAGDKTIKIWRLVE, encoded by the coding sequence ATGAGCTATTGCTTTAACATCACCTGCCCTAAACCCCACAATCCCGATGGCTGCAAGTTTTGCCAAACTTGCGGCGCAAAACTGCTGCTCAAACAGCGCTATCGAGCCATGCAGATCCTCGGTCAGGGAGGTATGGGGCGCACCTTCTTAGCCGTGGACGAAGATCGACTTCAGGCCAAATGCGCCATCAAGCAATTTTTGCCCATGCCAGAAATTCAGGGCAATTCCCAAGCAATGGCCAAAGCCACCCAACTCTTTGAGCAAGAGGCGCGGCAGCTCCTCCAACTCGGAGAGCAGCACCCCCAAATTCCCGCCCTCCTGGCCTACTTTGAAGAAGATAAATGCCTCTACCTCGTGCAGCAACTAATTCCCGGGCAGAATTTGGGGCAGGAACTAGCCAAACAAGGACCTTTCAGCGAAAGGCAGATATTAGATATCCTCTACAACCTGCTCCCGGTACTGGAATTCATCCACCAGGAGCAAGTGATTCACCGAGACATCAAGCCAGAAAACATCCTGCGCCGATCGCCAGACGGACAACTGGTATTGATAGATTTTGGCGTTTCCAAGCAAGTGCGCGGCACCAGTTTGGGCAACACAGGCACCCGCACCGGCACCCACGGATACGCACCAGTAGAACAAATTCGCGGTGGCAAAGCCTTCCCCGCCAGCGACATCTACAGCCTAGGTGTCACCTGTATCGAGCTGTTAACCGGTGCTACTCTCGATGATTTATTCGACCCAGTAGAAAACCGCTGGGTGTGGCGGCCCTACCTCCGTCGTTTCGGCACAGATGTGAGCGAATCCCTGAGCCTGGTATTAGATAAAATGCTCCAAGATTCCCTCAAGGAGCGCTATCAAGCCGCCGCCGCTGTCCTCCAAGACCTGCAACATCAACCAGCGCCCCCCCAAAAAGCGCACCACCAGACACCAGCACATCTGTCCACAGTTCGTCCCACCGCCACACCCAACCATCACCCACCCTCGCCACAGAATTGGCAGTGCCTGCAAACCCTCACCGGACATACAGATGCCGTGCTATCTCTGGCAATGAGTCCCGATGGCAGGATTTTGGCCAGCGGTAGCGCCGACAAAACCATCCACCTTTGGCAGGTCCTAGAAAGCCGAGTCAACCCTGAACCAATCCATATTCTTAAAGGTCATACTGCCCCAGTTTCTGCCTTAGCCATGAGTACCGATGGCAAAATTTTAGTGAGTGGTAGTGAAGACAAAACGATTAAACTCTGGCAAATCGGCACCGGATTCCTGTTCCGCACCCTCACCGACCATAGTGGTTCCGTGTTTGCCCTAGCCATTAGTCCCGATGGCAGGATTTTAGCCAGCGGTAGCGGTGACAGTACGATTAAAATCTGGCAGTTGAGCGGCGTTAGACTCCTCCACACCCTCACGAACCACAGCAAATCAGTGTTAGCTTTAGCCATCAGCGCCAATGGTCGCATTTTAGCCAGCGGCAGCGAAGACAAAACCGTAAAAATGTGGCAACTGGGAAATTCCGAGCCATCTTTTCAGGGAGAAATCACCAGTCATTCCCAGTCAGTTTGTGCCTTGGCCTTTAATCCCCAACAGCCAATTCTCGCCAGTGCCAGCTTTGACAAAACGATTCAAATTTGGGATGTAGATGCTCACAGCCGTCTGGGCAACCCGAAAACACATTCGATTCGGTTTGATTGTCTGGCCTTCAGCCCGGATGGCAAAACCATTGCTACTGGTTGTGAGGATAAAACTATTAAACTATGGGATGTGGAAAAGGGTAGTTTGGTGCGCACGCTCCGGGGACATACCGCTGCAGTGAGCGGCGTCGCCTTTAGTCCGAATGGTCAAACAATGTTCTCCGCTGCTGGGGATAAAACGATCAAGATTTGGCGTTTAGTTGAGTGA
- a CDS encoding LptA/OstA family protein: protein MMPYGKLRFFATTLAMSCAAVAIATPTFPQQRGVPQSGNGQALSVRSDIQEADSKTGIVTARGNVVIVYPARQMQATATQAQYFSRERRIVLTGNAYVLQNGNSLRAETITYLVDEGRFIAVPNDNQQVESIYYITDPDRSAPSPNP, encoded by the coding sequence ATTATGCCCTATGGGAAATTAAGGTTTTTTGCTACTACCCTAGCAATGAGTTGCGCTGCTGTGGCAATTGCCACTCCCACGTTTCCCCAGCAAAGGGGAGTCCCACAAAGCGGTAACGGTCAAGCTCTGAGTGTCCGCTCTGATATCCAAGAAGCCGACTCTAAAACTGGCATCGTTACGGCTCGGGGCAACGTGGTGATTGTTTACCCAGCGCGACAGATGCAAGCAACTGCGACCCAAGCGCAGTATTTCAGCCGGGAGCGGCGCATTGTCCTGACGGGCAATGCTTATGTTTTGCAGAATGGCAACAGCCTGCGGGCGGAAACTATTACTTATCTGGTGGATGAAGGGAGATTTATCGCTGTTCCCAATGACAATCAGCAGGTGGAATCGATTTATTACATCACCGACCCCGATCGCTCTGCTCCGTCTCCTAATCCCTAG
- the lptB gene encoding LPS export ABC transporter ATP-binding protein — translation MKIWLQNVHKSYGKRTIVKRVSLSVSQGEIVGLLGPNGAGKTTTFYMATGLEKPQQGRVWLNDLDITDVPIDKRAQLGIGYLPQEASIFRHLTIRENILLVLEQTGVSPWEWEERLNWLLREFRLEKVASTLGIQVSGGERRRSELARALAVGGSGPKFLLLDEPFAGVDPIAVAEIQQIVAKLRQRGMGILITDHNVRETLAITDRAYIMRDGEILASGTPEELYNNPLVRQYYLGDKFQL, via the coding sequence GTGAAAATTTGGCTGCAAAATGTGCATAAAAGCTATGGGAAGAGAACTATAGTCAAACGAGTTTCCCTGTCAGTTTCTCAGGGGGAAATCGTGGGGTTGCTCGGTCCAAATGGTGCGGGCAAGACGACAACTTTTTATATGGCGACTGGGTTGGAAAAACCCCAACAGGGGCGAGTGTGGCTGAATGATTTGGATATTACGGATGTACCGATCGACAAACGAGCGCAGTTAGGGATTGGTTATCTTCCCCAAGAAGCCAGTATTTTTCGCCATCTGACGATTAGGGAAAATATTCTGTTGGTTTTGGAGCAAACTGGGGTGTCGCCGTGGGAGTGGGAGGAGCGTCTAAATTGGCTGTTGCGGGAGTTTCGCCTGGAAAAAGTGGCTTCTACTCTAGGTATTCAGGTTTCGGGGGGTGAAAGGAGGCGATCGGAGCTAGCCAGAGCCTTGGCGGTGGGTGGTAGCGGGCCAAAATTCTTGCTGTTAGACGAACCATTTGCAGGGGTAGATCCGATCGCCGTGGCGGAAATCCAGCAAATCGTTGCCAAATTGCGACAGAGAGGAATGGGAATTTTGATTACCGACCACAACGTTAGGGAAACCCTCGCCATCACAGACCGAGCCTATATCATGCGAGATGGGGAAATACTTGCCTCCGGCACCCCGGAAGAGCTATACAATAACCCATTAGTCCGACAGTATTACTTAGGAGATAAATTTCAACTGTGA
- a CDS encoding LptF/LptG family permease, whose translation MTDSALKSRKNFGWWRMRVPVMDRYIATELIAPFLFGLGAFSSVGVSIGTLFDLVRRVTEKGLPVQIAVEVFLLKLPDFIVIAFPMSVLLGTLMAYSRLSADSELVALRSCGVRVWRLVIPALFFSAVVTGITFAFNELVVPAANYQATITLERALNREKPPFNESNIIFTEYDKVRQADGNKETVLKRLFYAEKFDGKRMKGLTIFERTAGNLNQIVSAESAVWNVAKNTWDFFNGTIYVIEKDGSYGKIVRFENQQLQLPRTPLDLAERGRDYGEMSIAQAQERLAILRQGGDEKKIRKMEVRIQQKYALPFICVGFGLVGATLGIKPRRASKATSFGISIVVIFGYYLVAFLTNALGQMSVLSPLVAAWLPNTIVLAIGGVMLLKASR comes from the coding sequence ATGACAGATAGCGCTTTAAAATCCAGGAAAAATTTCGGCTGGTGGCGGATGCGAGTTCCCGTAATGGACCGCTACATTGCCACCGAGTTAATTGCACCATTCCTATTTGGCTTGGGGGCATTTTCTTCCGTGGGCGTTTCCATTGGCACCTTATTCGACTTGGTGCGCCGCGTCACAGAAAAAGGCTTACCAGTGCAAATTGCGGTGGAAGTTTTTTTGCTAAAGCTGCCAGATTTTATCGTTATCGCCTTTCCCATGTCAGTGTTGCTCGGTACTTTAATGGCATATAGTCGCCTATCCGCTGACAGCGAGTTAGTAGCTTTGCGCAGTTGCGGCGTGCGGGTGTGGCGCTTAGTGATACCAGCTCTCTTCTTCAGTGCTGTAGTCACTGGTATCACCTTTGCTTTTAACGAATTAGTAGTACCAGCCGCCAACTATCAAGCGACAATTACCTTAGAGCGGGCTTTAAACCGAGAAAAACCTCCTTTTAATGAAAGCAACATTATTTTCACAGAATACGACAAAGTAAGACAAGCAGACGGCAATAAAGAAACTGTGCTTAAACGCCTTTTCTATGCCGAAAAATTTGATGGCAAGCGGATGAAAGGCTTAACGATTTTTGAAAGAACTGCCGGAAATCTAAATCAAATTGTTTCGGCAGAATCGGCAGTGTGGAATGTGGCTAAAAATACTTGGGATTTTTTTAATGGCACGATTTATGTGATAGAAAAAGATGGCTCATACGGCAAAATTGTCAGATTTGAAAACCAGCAATTGCAATTGCCACGCACGCCTTTAGACCTGGCGGAAAGAGGCCGGGATTACGGAGAAATGAGTATTGCCCAAGCGCAAGAACGTTTAGCGATTTTGCGGCAAGGGGGTGATGAGAAGAAAATTAGAAAAATGGAAGTGCGGATTCAGCAAAAATATGCTTTGCCATTTATTTGTGTCGGGTTTGGCTTGGTAGGTGCCACGTTGGGAATCAAGCCCCGGCGCGCCAGTAAAGCTACCAGTTTTGGCATCAGCATTGTGGTGATTTTTGGTTATTATTTAGTGGCGTTTCTCACTAATGCTTTGGGGCAGATGTCGGTTTTGTCACCGTTAGTGGCGGCTTGGTTGCCCAACACGATCGTTTTGGCGATCGGTGGCGTTATGCTCCTAAAAGCCTCTCGTTAA